The following proteins come from a genomic window of Nostoc sp. TCL26-01:
- a CDS encoding tetratricopeptide repeat protein: MGAEEALELLDSLVFRTTGERLDTAQRIILRNLWEDEKRTYQNIADVCGYTEAHLKSVGAKLWQILSDVLGEKVSKSTFSTVVQRFWKSQRSPTVGGTPSPIKNPILNLVIDNGKSQASDDNFFGRDQEIAELNHLVSRGVKMILIQGEGGVGKTRLARKFFKTQGFYFLDLWMAKESQNIVPVESVVEEWLTVDFNEEPGKEFGINLDRLRRKLRDETRKIGVLIDNLESALDRNGRIIPACRLYVELFRVLADSTSQSITLITSRERLYESGVDVTFYPLEGLDESVWQQFFTSCQIKCNSHALQEMCVAFGGNAKAMQIISGAIITDFERDADVYWRENKNDLLIEPELKNLVASQFDRLEQMDSEAYRLLCRLGCYRYQHITHVSVQGLQCLLWDVLEQQCKRVIKSLSDRLMIEFRKGKYWLHPVICTEAIARLKQSGEWQVANRKAAEFWNDNVTRVENPQDALMALEAYHHYMEISDFEQAANVIISGRKNKWDNSISLGVLFNRLGLLKTLISVIKPLIENLISDYHLNTLYNILGRAYHQIGNITLAIDCHLHANQIAEKYNFFQERISSSFNLGLCYIDLWEVEGAKHIFHSVKNIAATDINYYQYVVYSLCCLAYLDSSVGQNENVPDMLEEAKAGLANDRLTSWGRGTSLLFISLTYKNLGQIETALATCHQAISHCQKNQFSFLEARAISCLASLYREQGEFTVAVDKHLEAIANMNRVSDKCNLAKAYYQLGLTYQKTGNISKSRENFEQAIALFHDMPAPKQVEKVQSAMMRF; this comes from the coding sequence ATGGGTGCAGAAGAAGCTTTAGAGCTTTTGGATAGCTTGGTTTTTCGGACAACAGGAGAACGTTTAGATACAGCGCAAAGAATAATCTTACGTAATTTATGGGAGGATGAAAAACGGACTTATCAGAATATTGCCGACGTTTGTGGTTATACAGAAGCACATTTAAAGTCTGTTGGGGCAAAGTTGTGGCAAATCCTTTCCGATGTCTTGGGAGAGAAGGTATCAAAATCAACCTTTTCTACTGTGGTTCAAAGGTTTTGGAAATCACAGCGATCGCCTACGGTGGGCGGAACGCCATCGCCAATAAAGAACCCCATTCTAAATCTTGTCATCGACAATGGCAAGTCACAAGCATCGGATGATAACTTTTTCGGACGGGATCAGGAAATAGCCGAACTCAATCACCTTGTCAGTCGAGGTGTGAAGATGATTCTGATTCAAGGTGAAGGCGGCGTTGGTAAAACCAGATTAGCCCGGAAATTTTTTAAGACTCAAGGGTTTTATTTCCTGGATTTGTGGATGGCAAAGGAAAGCCAAAACATTGTTCCTGTGGAAAGTGTGGTTGAAGAATGGTTGACGGTAGACTTTAACGAAGAACCAGGAAAAGAGTTTGGGATAAATTTAGATCGATTACGGCGCAAGCTGCGTGATGAAACTCGCAAGATAGGGGTATTAATTGACAATTTGGAGTCAGCTTTAGACAGAAATGGCAGAATTATCCCTGCTTGTCGCCTCTATGTGGAACTATTCAGAGTTTTGGCAGATTCCACTAGTCAATCAATCACCTTAATTACTAGTCGTGAACGTCTGTACGAATCTGGGGTTGATGTGACTTTCTATCCTTTAGAAGGTTTGGATGAGTCAGTTTGGCAACAATTCTTTACTAGCTGTCAAATTAAATGTAATTCTCATGCTCTCCAGGAAATGTGTGTTGCTTTTGGTGGTAATGCTAAAGCCATGCAAATTATCAGTGGGGCGATCATTACCGATTTTGAAAGAGATGCTGATGTTTATTGGCGAGAAAATAAGAATGATTTGTTGATTGAACCAGAATTAAAAAACTTAGTTGCTAGTCAATTTGATCGTTTAGAACAGATGGATAGTGAAGCCTATCGATTACTTTGCCGTTTGGGATGCTATCGCTATCAACACATAACTCATGTGAGTGTCCAAGGATTGCAATGTTTACTTTGGGATGTGCTAGAACAGCAATGCAAACGAGTGATTAAATCTCTGTCTGACCGATTGATGATTGAATTTCGTAAGGGTAAATACTGGTTACATCCAGTGATTTGTACAGAAGCGATCGCTCGTTTAAAGCAAAGCGGGGAATGGCAAGTCGCTAACCGCAAAGCTGCCGAATTTTGGAACGATAATGTCACCAGAGTCGAAAATCCTCAAGATGCTCTGATGGCATTAGAGGCTTATCATCATTATATGGAAATTAGTGACTTTGAACAAGCCGCAAATGTGATTATTAGTGGGCGAAAAAACAAATGGGATAATAGTATTTCTTTAGGGGTACTATTTAACAGATTAGGTTTATTAAAAACTTTGATTTCGGTGATTAAACCCCTAATTGAAAATCTCATTTCTGACTATCACTTGAATACCCTATACAATATTTTAGGTAGAGCTTATCATCAAATAGGGAATATTACATTAGCAATTGACTGTCACCTACACGCTAACCAAATTGCTGAGAAATATAACTTTTTTCAAGAAAGGATATCTAGCAGTTTTAATTTAGGACTGTGTTATATAGACTTGTGGGAAGTGGAGGGAGCAAAGCATATTTTCCACTCAGTCAAAAACATTGCCGCTACCGACATTAATTATTATCAATATGTAGTTTATTCTCTCTGTTGTCTAGCTTATTTAGACTCTTCTGTAGGGCAAAATGAAAATGTACCTGATATGTTAGAAGAAGCAAAAGCCGGATTAGCCAATGATAGGTTAACTTCCTGGGGCAGAGGGACAAGTTTACTTTTTATCAGCTTAACTTATAAAAATTTAGGACAGATAGAAACTGCTTTAGCAACTTGCCATCAAGCTATTAGCCATTGTCAAAAAAACCAGTTTAGCTTCTTAGAAGCCAGAGCCATATCTTGTCTAGCATCGTTGTATCGAGAACAAGGAGAATTTACCGTGGCGGTCGATAAGCATTTAGAAGCGATCGCTAACATGAATCGAGTATCTGATAAATGCAATTTAGCTAAAGCATACTATCAACTAGGTTTAACTTATCAAAAAACGGGTAATATTAGCAAGAGCCGAGAAAACTTTGAGCAAGCGATCGCACTTTTTCATGATATGCCTGCACCTAAGCAAGTTGAGAAGGTACAATCAGCGATGATGCGGTTTTAA
- a CDS encoding Photosystem Q(B) protein 1: MSTIVQRQQEFDFFGLWDRFCARITSTENRFYIGWFGVLMIPTLLAATICFILAFIAAPSVDMEGIREPIKGALLDGNNLISAAVVPTSAAIGLHFYPIWEAASLDEWLYNGGPYQLIVLHFLIGIWCYLGRLWELSYRLGMRPGIAVAFSAPAAAATAVLLIYPIGQGSFADGLPLGIAGTFHFMLAFQADHNILMHPLHMLAVAGVFGGALLSSLHGSLVTSTLIRQTDDNESINAGYQLGQPKFTYKYLAGHYSFLGRLLVPSLGSRNHRSFHFLLAALPTIGIWFAALGVGVMAFNLNGFNFHHAVLDSRGDVIRTDADLLNRANLGIVAMHAPNVHNFPLVLSSGQTIPVMPVA; encoded by the coding sequence ATGAGTACCATTGTTCAACGTCAACAAGAATTTGATTTCTTCGGTTTGTGGGATAGATTTTGCGCCAGGATTACCAGCACAGAAAATCGTTTTTACATTGGCTGGTTTGGCGTTCTCATGATTCCCACTTTGCTAGCCGCTACTATCTGTTTTATTTTGGCTTTCATTGCTGCACCCAGCGTAGATATGGAGGGTATTCGTGAACCAATTAAGGGTGCGCTGTTGGATGGTAACAACTTGATTAGTGCCGCCGTTGTGCCTACATCTGCTGCTATTGGGTTACATTTTTACCCTATTTGGGAAGCCGCATCGCTGGATGAATGGTTGTATAATGGCGGCCCTTATCAGTTGATTGTGCTGCATTTTTTGATTGGTATTTGGTGTTATTTAGGCAGACTTTGGGAATTGAGTTATCGTCTGGGAATGCGTCCTGGGATTGCGGTGGCGTTCTCTGCACCTGCGGCTGCGGCTACAGCTGTTTTACTGATTTACCCCATTGGACAAGGTAGCTTTGCTGATGGTTTACCTCTGGGTATAGCGGGTACTTTTCACTTTATGCTGGCTTTTCAAGCTGATCATAATATTCTCATGCACCCATTGCATATGCTGGCAGTAGCAGGGGTATTTGGTGGTGCTTTATTGAGTTCTTTGCACGGTTCATTGGTGACTTCAACTCTGATTCGGCAAACTGATGACAATGAATCAATTAATGCTGGATATCAACTTGGTCAACCAAAATTCACCTATAAATATTTAGCAGGACACTACAGTTTCTTGGGACGTTTACTTGTTCCCAGTTTAGGTAGTCGAAATCACCGTTCTTTCCACTTCTTATTGGCAGCATTACCGACAATTGGTATTTGGTTTGCAGCATTGGGTGTAGGTGTGATGGCGTTTAATCTCAATGGTTTTAATTTCCATCATGCAGTTTTAGACAGTCGAGGTGATGTCATTAGAACAGATGCAGATTTACTAAATCGTGCTAATCTAGGCATAGTTGCTATGCACGCTCCTAATGTGCATAATTTTCCTTTAGTGTTGTCTAGTGGTCAAACTATTCCTGTGATGCCTGTTGCATGA
- a CDS encoding universal stress protein, translating into MFNKILVALNNSEVGYQVFEKALSLATATNAELLLLHIISPFDNDFLDASVMETQSTYGTSQSHNMEYYVGQWDTLKQQGIDFLTLLNNQAITQGVTSDFTQELGDPSRIICDIARSWNADLIILGRRGLNGLSEFLLGSVSNYVLHHAPCSVLTVQGKIPVTTDTPVQTSSVPVT; encoded by the coding sequence ATGTTTAACAAAATTTTGGTTGCCCTGAACAACTCAGAAGTTGGTTACCAAGTGTTTGAAAAAGCTTTATCTTTAGCCACAGCCACCAACGCTGAATTGTTGCTGCTACACATTATTTCACCTTTTGATAATGATTTTCTAGATGCTTCAGTCATGGAAACCCAGAGTACCTATGGGACTTCTCAAAGTCATAACATGGAATATTACGTAGGGCAATGGGACACTTTAAAACAACAGGGAATTGATTTTTTGACATTACTAAATAATCAAGCGATCACTCAAGGTGTTACATCTGATTTTACCCAAGAACTTGGCGATCCTAGTCGGATAATTTGTGACATAGCCCGTAGTTGGAACGCTGACTTAATTATTTTAGGTCGTCGCGGACTCAATGGATTGAGTGAATTTTTACTTGGTAGCGTTAGCAATTATGTCTTGCATCATGCCCCCTGTTCTGTTTTGACAGTCCAAGGAAAAATTCCTGTAACTACAGATACCCCTGTACAAACATCCTCAGTTCCAGTTACTTAA
- a CDS encoding PEP/pyruvate-binding domain-containing protein — translation MVEILLNPYQEQGVAREAPLVLPLNQVGIADISLVGEKNASLGEITQQLRRKGVKVPMGFATTTYAYKYFMTATGLEAKLRKLFADLDVKDRQNLRLCGVQARQLILQTPFPIELQTAIAQAYANLCQEYSKNIDVVVGSSTIGKNLSDAGQEVTYVNVQGLPAVLEACHQCLATIFTDSDIAYRQINGFDQLNVALSISIQKMVRSDLAAFGFMFSVDTETGFKDAALITAYSLSTVNAADEYLVFKPTLKQGYRPIIDKRLGTQQVKIVDEVNGSITPPARQEFTLNDEEILQLAHWACIIEEHYSQVHGVYTPMDIAWAKDGVSNELFIVQASSGKVQLHQTKNVDIQDFFLEKIPSKRTQIMINLGSPEAAFDLSVDLTANDEDKVEFFVDQLAQSLGAIAAAFYPKTIAVFLSDFNVKQFESQAENPISYRQSFALECQAIKRVRDEMGLTNIILMLPCCHTPDAGRRVLIEMAKYGLVRGENGLQVYVMSELPNNVELRDEFSQVFDDFSICFQTPPGLNRDSEILAHLFYERDEAVKRMMAKAIATIQENGHKISICNQASRSHFKSNNHHF, via the coding sequence ATGGTAGAAATCTTGCTAAATCCATATCAAGAACAGGGAGTCGCCAGAGAAGCACCCTTGGTTTTACCTTTAAACCAAGTGGGAATTGCAGATATATCTTTAGTTGGAGAAAAAAATGCTTCTTTGGGAGAAATAACTCAACAGCTAAGACGCAAAGGTGTAAAAGTTCCGATGGGATTTGCGACAACTACATATGCTTATAAATACTTCATGACTGCAACAGGTTTAGAAGCAAAACTAAGAAAGCTCTTTGCTGATTTAGATGTGAAAGATAGGCAGAATTTGCGCTTATGTGGTGTTCAAGCTAGGCAGTTAATATTGCAAACCCCTTTTCCGATAGAATTACAAACAGCGATCGCTCAAGCTTACGCTAACCTCTGCCAAGAATACAGCAAGAATATAGATGTGGTCGTTGGTTCTAGTACTATAGGTAAAAATCTATCTGATGCTGGTCAAGAAGTAACATATGTCAATGTCCAAGGGCTACCAGCTGTGCTTGAGGCTTGTCATCAATGTTTGGCGACCATTTTTACTGATAGTGACATTGCTTATCGCCAAATCAATGGCTTTGATCAATTAAATGTTGCTTTATCAATCAGTATTCAAAAAATGGTGCGTTCTGATTTAGCAGCATTTGGTTTCATGTTCTCTGTTGATACAGAAACAGGTTTTAAAGATGCTGCTTTAATTACCGCTTACAGTTTAAGCACAGTTAACGCCGCCGATGAGTATTTAGTATTTAAACCAACATTAAAACAGGGATATCGTCCCATTATTGACAAGCGACTAGGTACACAACAAGTCAAGATAGTTGATGAGGTAAATGGCTCTATTACACCTCCAGCGAGGCAAGAATTTACCCTCAATGATGAAGAAATTCTGCAACTAGCACACTGGGCTTGCATCATTGAAGAACACTATTCTCAAGTGCATGGTGTTTATACACCGATGGATATTGCATGGGCTAAAGATGGTGTCAGTAATGAACTTTTTATCGTCCAAGCAAGTTCAGGAAAAGTTCAGTTGCATCAGACAAAAAATGTCGATATCCAGGATTTTTTTTTAGAGAAAATACCCAGTAAACGTACCCAAATTATGATCAATCTGGGTAGCCCCGAAGCAGCTTTTGACTTAAGTGTTGATTTAACAGCTAATGATGAAGATAAAGTCGAGTTTTTTGTTGATCAACTAGCTCAAAGTCTGGGAGCGATCGCAGCTGCTTTTTATCCTAAAACTATAGCTGTTTTCCTCTCTGATTTTAATGTTAAACAGTTTGAGTCACAAGCAGAAAATCCTATAAGTTACCGCCAAAGCTTCGCCCTAGAATGTCAGGCAATCAAACGGGTACGAGATGAGATGGGTTTAACTAATATTATTTTAATGCTGCCCTGTTGTCATACTCCCGATGCCGGACGACGGGTATTAATAGAAATGGCAAAATATGGATTAGTGCGAGGAGAAAACGGCTTACAAGTCTACGTAATGAGTGAGTTACCTAATAATGTGGAACTAAGAGATGAATTTAGTCAAGTATTTGATGATTTTTCTATTTGCTTCCAGACTCCACCAGGATTAAACCGGGATTCGGAAATATTAGCCCATTTATTTTACGAACGAGATGAAGCTGTGAAGCGGATGATGGCTAAAGCGATCGCTACTATTCAAGAAAATGGACACAAAATTAGTATTTGTAATCAAGCTTCACGTAGTCATTTCAAATCCAATAATCATCATTTTTGA
- a CDS encoding DUF4327 family protein: protein MDTAVKYDIEVIKDEARQLISKGLVNRQQSIYTLCRYIPNRDWPAFELELERNEFLLRDRIIDLLSHEDWEED, encoded by the coding sequence ATGGATACTGCTGTTAAATATGACATTGAGGTTATCAAGGATGAAGCACGTCAACTCATCTCTAAAGGGCTTGTTAACCGTCAACAATCAATCTATACTCTTTGTAGATATATTCCTAATCGCGACTGGCCAGCATTTGAACTAGAGTTAGAAAGAAATGAATTTCTACTCAGAGATAGAATTATTGATTTGTTGAGTCACGAAGATTGGGAAGAAGACTGA
- a CDS encoding Rieske 2Fe-2S domain-containing protein, with the protein MLETTHILENSSVEEILPGGNDPYSFDWHEAWYPVHYLEDLDKLKPTAFTLLNKDIVIWWDQQSQSWQVFADECPHRLAPLSEGRINQDGLLECPYHGWTFTGDGNCQHIPQQPEGAQAQTSQRACALSFPTTEQQGLLFVYVGNPENAAKTKVPLIAPLVESPDGWVVINTFRDVPYDALTLLENILDPSHVAYTHHRTVGNRKNASALELEVVKSGKHGFKGVWQQGIQPGQSGELSTTFVAPSLMWHDINAERGRILTVVYATPIRKGECRLFARFPFKFAAKLPGILIKLRPRWYYHLGQNGVLEDDQIFLHYQERYLQAKGGSSNFTKAFYLPTKADSFVFELRQWVNNYNAEPFLGEAFLPAIPKEQLLERYYSHTIKCASCRAALAKIEKLRFWSGVIATVSLASTPLLTRFLDMTSVPAIVFEIVTPLIFASAWWGFSQLQKQFYEGRTIPPRNLPEK; encoded by the coding sequence ATGTTAGAAACCACACATATTCTAGAAAATAGTTCTGTAGAGGAGATATTACCTGGTGGTAATGATCCCTATAGTTTTGATTGGCATGAAGCTTGGTATCCTGTTCATTATCTAGAAGATTTAGATAAATTAAAACCAACTGCTTTTACGCTGTTGAATAAAGATATTGTTATTTGGTGGGATCAGCAATCTCAGTCATGGCAAGTATTTGCTGATGAGTGTCCTCATCGTCTAGCGCCACTCTCTGAAGGCAGAATTAATCAGGATGGGCTGTTAGAGTGTCCTTATCATGGTTGGACTTTTACTGGTGATGGTAATTGTCAGCATATACCCCAGCAGCCAGAAGGCGCACAAGCCCAGACTTCTCAACGTGCTTGTGCTTTGTCATTCCCAACTACCGAACAGCAAGGATTATTGTTTGTTTATGTTGGTAATCCAGAAAACGCTGCTAAAACTAAAGTCCCACTAATTGCACCGTTAGTAGAATCTCCTGATGGGTGGGTTGTAATTAATACTTTTAGAGATGTACCTTATGATGCACTAACACTTTTAGAAAATATCCTTGACCCTAGTCATGTAGCATACACCCATCATCGCACTGTGGGCAATCGGAAAAATGCTTCTGCTTTGGAACTGGAGGTAGTTAAATCTGGAAAACACGGTTTTAAGGGTGTTTGGCAACAAGGAATCCAACCTGGACAATCAGGAGAATTATCGACAACTTTTGTAGCGCCTAGTTTAATGTGGCATGATATCAATGCTGAACGGGGCAGAATCCTGACTGTTGTTTATGCTACCCCTATCCGTAAAGGAGAATGTCGTTTGTTTGCTCGTTTCCCTTTCAAGTTTGCTGCTAAACTACCAGGGATTTTGATCAAATTAAGACCTCGTTGGTATTATCATTTGGGGCAGAATGGGGTTTTAGAAGACGACCAAATTTTCCTCCACTATCAGGAACGATATCTCCAAGCTAAAGGTGGTAGTTCCAATTTTACTAAGGCATTCTATTTACCTACCAAAGCCGACAGTTTCGTTTTTGAATTACGCCAGTGGGTCAATAATTACAACGCTGAACCGTTTCTAGGAGAGGCTTTTTTACCAGCTATACCCAAAGAACAACTGTTAGAAAGATACTATTCACACACAATCAAGTGTGCGAGTTGTCGAGCCGCATTAGCTAAGATAGAGAAACTCAGGTTTTGGAGTGGAGTTATCGCAACTGTGTCTCTAGCTAGCACTCCTTTGTTGACTCGGTTTTTAGATATGACATCAGTTCCAGCTATTGTATTTGAGATAGTAACACCTCTGATATTTGCGTCAGCATGGTGGGGATTTAGTCAACTACAAAAACAATTTTACGAAGGAAGAACTATCCCTCCACGCAACTTACCGGAAAAATGA
- a CDS encoding DUF6737 family protein, translated as MSEQKPLNPWDYKPWWCQPWSILLTGFTLIGGSWLLLKIIWLTVVIAIPVFIWMGFFLLIWPQLMVRSGVLDSYTREKGIGDRG; from the coding sequence ATGTCTGAGCAAAAGCCTCTCAATCCTTGGGATTATAAACCTTGGTGGTGTCAGCCTTGGTCAATTTTACTAACAGGTTTTACTTTAATTGGTGGTAGCTGGTTACTGTTGAAAATTATCTGGCTAACTGTTGTGATTGCCATTCCTGTATTTATTTGGATGGGCTTTTTTTTGTTGATATGGCCACAACTGATGGTTCGCAGTGGTGTTTTAGACAGTTATACCAGAGAAAAGGGAATAGGAGATAGGGGATAA
- a CDS encoding D-Ala-D-Ala carboxypeptidase family metallohydrolase, with amino-acid sequence MPDSALEFASLEKFQSSNNTVKLTEVDTDTIKEVQTLLNKKGLYKDDIDGVVGDLTKKAFAEFKESVWLDSPELLGPTTAATLLEIAEDHQTIEEQTQKLAPIPTSTLGTKTGRTLKLVTGETVYQNELIVPGIPLTWGEFTNGCDPARTPESKAIINNIIKATKGFGKIRDKYDSPLSINSGYRPPSVNRRVGGARFSQHINGLAIDICPVDGNFSKLLQICRASDCTGLGRGMHRGFIHCDWRSGGRVVFDYP; translated from the coding sequence ATGCCAGATTCCGCACTAGAATTTGCTAGTTTAGAAAAGTTTCAGTCTAGTAATAACACAGTTAAACTAACTGAAGTTGATACTGATACTATTAAAGAAGTTCAAACTTTACTTAATAAAAAAGGGTTGTATAAAGATGATATTGATGGAGTAGTTGGCGATTTAACCAAAAAAGCATTTGCAGAATTTAAAGAAAGTGTTTGGTTAGATTCACCAGAATTATTGGGGCCGACTACTGCTGCTACCTTGCTAGAGATTGCAGAAGATCATCAAACAATAGAAGAACAAACTCAAAAACTAGCTCCTATCCCAACATCAACATTAGGTACTAAAACTGGCAGGACTTTAAAGTTAGTTACTGGAGAAACAGTTTACCAAAACGAACTAATTGTACCTGGTATTCCTCTAACATGGGGAGAATTTACCAATGGATGCGATCCAGCCAGAACTCCAGAGTCAAAAGCAATTATTAATAATATTATCAAAGCAACTAAAGGCTTTGGTAAAATTCGTGATAAATACGACAGTCCTCTTTCTATTAATTCTGGCTATCGTCCACCTAGCGTCAATAGACGAGTTGGTGGTGCGCGGTTTTCTCAACATATTAATGGACTAGCAATTGATATTTGTCCTGTGGATGGAAACTTTAGCAAGCTATTACAAATTTGCCGGGCTTCTGATTGTACAGGGTTAGGAAGAGGAATGCACAGAGGCTTTATTCATTGCGATTGGCGTTCAGGTGGTAGGGTAGTATTTGACTATCCTTAA
- a CDS encoding DedA family protein, giving the protein MSFDLPQIIKSLGYFGVWGIIFAESGLLIGFFLPGDSLLFTAGFVASQNLLNIWILIIGAFICAVLGDNVGYTTGYRFGRRLFQKEDSWLFQKKHIVKTQKFYQQHGKKTIVLARFVPIVRTFAPIVAGVGSMQYRTFMFYNLIGGLVWTFGITLLGFFLGKSLPPEQVDKYLLPIIGLIILVSLIPSIIHLIQEHKSK; this is encoded by the coding sequence ATGAGTTTTGATTTACCACAAATAATCAAATCATTGGGATACTTCGGGGTGTGGGGAATTATCTTTGCTGAATCTGGTTTGTTGATTGGTTTTTTCTTACCCGGTGATAGTTTATTATTTACAGCCGGATTTGTCGCATCCCAGAATTTATTAAATATCTGGATTTTAATTATTGGTGCTTTTATTTGCGCTGTTCTCGGTGATAACGTTGGTTATACTACTGGATACCGATTTGGCAGAAGATTATTTCAAAAAGAAGATTCTTGGTTATTTCAGAAAAAGCATATTGTCAAAACCCAAAAATTCTATCAACAGCATGGCAAGAAAACTATTGTTTTAGCAAGATTTGTGCCAATTGTCAGAACTTTCGCCCCAATTGTCGCTGGTGTTGGTTCTATGCAGTATCGGACGTTTATGTTTTACAATTTAATCGGTGGCTTGGTTTGGACATTTGGTATTACCTTGTTAGGGTTCTTCCTGGGTAAATCTCTGCCGCCAGAACAAGTAGATAAATATTTATTGCCAATCATCGGATTAATTATTCTTGTTTCTTTAATACCCTCAATTATCCATCTCATTCAAGAGCATAAATCCAAGTAG
- a CDS encoding ABC transporter permease produces the protein MQRYWKVLRLFWTAAIAAELEYRINFLIATLSSLGNLAGSLFGLFLFYGNGYTFTGWSWEAALIVLGIFTLLQGFSATFLAPNLNRIVGHVQNGTLDFVLLKPIRSQFWLSTHTLSPWGLPDLIFGSIVIGYAGKRLGLGINDYLLSLLPLLCGFLILYSLWFMLGATSIWFVKIYNVTEVLRGLLEAGRYPMIAYPAAYRFFFTFIVPVTFLTTVPAEIMLGRVQINWLIGAFVLAVVLFLVASWFWRFALRFYTSASS, from the coding sequence ATGCAAAGATACTGGAAAGTACTGAGACTATTTTGGACAGCTGCGATCGCGGCTGAGTTGGAGTATCGAATTAACTTCCTCATTGCTACCCTCAGCAGCTTGGGTAATCTCGCTGGCAGTTTATTTGGATTATTCTTATTTTATGGTAACGGCTATACCTTTACTGGCTGGTCATGGGAAGCAGCTTTAATCGTATTGGGAATTTTTACCCTATTACAAGGCTTTTCTGCCACTTTCCTTGCACCCAATCTTAACCGCATTGTGGGTCATGTGCAGAATGGGACTCTAGATTTTGTCTTACTTAAACCAATTCGTAGTCAATTTTGGCTGTCTACTCATACCTTATCACCGTGGGGGCTACCAGATTTAATCTTTGGTAGTATCGTTATTGGCTACGCAGGTAAACGCCTAGGGTTGGGAATCAACGATTACTTACTCAGTCTATTGCCTTTGTTATGTGGGTTCTTAATTCTCTACAGCCTTTGGTTTATGTTGGGGGCTACTAGCATCTGGTTTGTCAAAATCTACAATGTGACTGAGGTATTGCGGGGTTTACTAGAAGCTGGTAGATATCCGATGATAGCCTACCCCGCAGCTTACCGTTTTTTCTTCACTTTTATTGTCCCAGTCACATTTTTAACTACAGTTCCAGCAGAAATCATGCTAGGGAGAGTGCAAATCAATTGGTTAATTGGTGCGTTTGTGCTAGCAGTAGTATTGTTTTTAGTTGCTAGTTGGTTTTGGCGGTTCGCTTTGCGATTTTATACTAGTGCTTCTAGTTAA